From Bordetella flabilis, the proteins below share one genomic window:
- a CDS encoding ClpXP protease specificity-enhancing factor produces MGESSTKPYLIRALHEWCTDNGYTPYIVVQVNDRTMVPPAHVRDGQITLNIGNLATNKLSLGNDFIEFQARFNGVVEVVSVPVGAVSAIYARETGAGMGFEVQNEDDTQEDRPARDGTASAGTRPGTGQPGSNADDGPGGEDPSPPRPHLTIVK; encoded by the coding sequence ATGGGTGAATCATCGACCAAACCCTACCTGATCCGGGCCTTGCACGAATGGTGCACGGATAACGGCTATACGCCGTATATCGTGGTGCAGGTGAATGACCGAACCATGGTCCCGCCAGCCCATGTCCGCGACGGCCAGATCACGCTCAATATCGGCAACCTGGCGACCAACAAGCTGTCGCTCGGCAACGACTTCATCGAGTTCCAGGCCCGGTTCAACGGCGTGGTCGAGGTTGTCTCCGTGCCGGTCGGCGCGGTAAGCGCCATCTATGCCCGCGAAACAGGCGCGGGCATGGGCTTCGAGGTCCAGAACGAAGACGACACGCAGGAAGATCGGCCTGCTCGCGACGGCACCGCGTCCGCAGGTACCAGGCCAGGCACGGGCCAGCCGGGCAGCAACGCGGACGATGGTCCGGGCGGCGAGGATCCCTCTCCACCACGCCCGCATCTGACGATCGTCAAATAG
- a CDS encoding glutathione S-transferase N-terminal domain-containing protein, producing the protein MMVLYSGTTCPFSQRCRFVLFEKGMDFEIRDIDLYNKPEDISVMNPYGQVPILVERDLVLYESNIINEYIDERFPHPQLMPADPVMRARTRLFLYNFEKELFVHVSVLEDRNAKPDEKRLDRARQNIRDRLAQLAPMLLKNKYMLGDEFSMLDVAVAPLLWRLDHYGIELPKNAAPLQKYAERIFSRPAYIEALTPSEKVMRR; encoded by the coding sequence TTATTCCGGAACCACGTGCCCGTTTTCGCAACGCTGCCGTTTTGTATTGTTCGAAAAGGGCATGGACTTTGAAATCCGGGACATCGACCTGTACAACAAGCCGGAAGATATTTCGGTTATGAACCCGTACGGCCAAGTGCCCATACTCGTCGAGCGCGATCTGGTGCTGTACGAGTCCAACATCATCAACGAATACATCGACGAGCGGTTCCCGCATCCGCAGCTCATGCCAGCCGACCCCGTCATGCGTGCGCGCACCCGCCTGTTCCTGTACAACTTCGAAAAGGAGTTGTTCGTCCACGTGTCGGTGCTGGAAGACCGCAACGCCAAGCCGGATGAAAAGCGGCTGGATCGCGCTCGCCAGAATATCCGTGACCGCCTGGCCCAGCTCGCCCCCATGTTGCTGAAGAACAAGTACATGCTGGGCGACGAGTTTTCCATGCTCGACGTCGCGGTGGCTCCCCTGTTGTGGCGGCTGGACCACTACGGCATCGAGTTGCCCAAGAACGCCGCGCCCCTGCAGAAGTACGCCGAGCGCATTTTCTCGCGGCCGGCCTATATCGAAGCGCTGACGCCCTCCGAAAAGGTGATGCGTCGCTAG